From one Lolium rigidum isolate FL_2022 chromosome 4, APGP_CSIRO_Lrig_0.1, whole genome shotgun sequence genomic stretch:
- the LOC124649944 gene encoding RING-H2 finger protein ATL66-like, which yields MAAQEGAAGTTNQVMKVRYGDVDDSNFALHGRAVPLLVGLLLLLVAFVAVCLYLRWACTRRSLRTADLEASSFAAALPAPPGLDDDAINALPVTLYIPERSTEEEQAVEAECSICISALVAGDKVKALPQCSHRFHPDCVDDWLRSHPSCPLCRTILRADAVAVNGSPDSPV from the coding sequence ATGGCCGCGCAGGAGGGTGCGGCGGGGACGACGAACCAGGTGATGAAGGTGCGGTACGGCGACGTCGACGACAGCAACTTCGCGCTGCACGGCCGCGCCGTGCCGCTGCTGGTcggcctgctcctcctcctcgtcgccttcGTCGCCGTCTGCCTCTACCTCCGCTGGGCGTGCACCCGCAGGAGCCTCCGCACCGCCGACCTCGAGGCCTCCTCGTTCGCCGCGGCGTTGCCAGCGCCCCCCGGACTCGACGACGACGCCATCAATGCGCTCCCCGTCACGCTCTACATCCCAGAGCGTTCCACCGAGGAGGAgcaggccgtggaggcggagtgcTCGATCTGCATCAGCGCTCTGGTGGCCGGGGACAAGGTGAAGGCGCTTCCTCAGTGCAGCCACCGCTTCCACCCGGACTGCGTCGACGACTGGCTCCGTTCCCATCCCAGCTGCCCGCTCTGCCGCACCATTCTCCGTGCCGACGCCGTCGCCGTCAACGGAAGCCCCGACTCCCCGGTGTGA